The Paraburkholderia hospita DNA segment GCGCATCAGTTCCGCGAGCATCACCGCGCGCGGCACGATAGGAATACGGCGATGGCGCGCGGCCAGCACTTCCGGGTTGTCGCTGCGCACGGCCGTCGATACGACGACAGCATTCGCGCCTTCGATGTTCTCCGCGTCGTGACCGATCGCGATGCGCGCGCCGAGCGCGGCGAGGCGCTCCGTCACCGCATTGCGCGACAGGTCCGAACCGCTCACCTGATAGCCGAGATTGACGAGCACTTCGGCGATGCCGCTCATGCCCGCGCCGCCGATCCCGACGAAGTGAATGTGTTTGACGATATGTTTCATTGCTGCTTTCCTTCCGGGCTCAGGCTCGGTGTCACGCCTGCCACCGTTGCGCAGATCTGCGCGACCTGTTCGGTGGCATCGGGTTTCGCGAGCGAGCGCGAACGCTCCGCCATATCCGCGAGCGACGCCCGCGTCTGGCTGCGCAACCAGTCGGCGAGGTTATCCACCGACAGGTCGCGTTGTTGCACGAGCAGCGCCGCGCCGTGATCGGCGAGAAACGCTGCGTTAGTTGTCTGGTGATCGTCGACGGCGTACGGGAACGGCACGAAGAATGCCGCCACGCCCACCGCCGCGATCTCGGCGACCGTCATCGCGCCCGAACGGCAGATCACGAGATCGGCGTTCGCATAGGCGCTCGTCATGTCGTCGATGAAGGGCACGAGTTGCACATCGTCGCCCGTCGCGATCCCCGCTGCTTCGTAGTTCGCGCGCAATGCGTCGATATGTTTCGCGCCCGCCTGATGCACGATGCGCGGACGCTCTTGCGGTGCGAGTTGCGCCAGCGCGCGAGGCACCACTTCATTCAATGCCGCCGCACCCAGGCTGCCGCCCACCACCAGCACGTTCAGCGGACCACTACGCGCCGCGTAGCGTGCTTTGGGTGCTGGCGTGCGCGCAAGTTCCTCACGAATTGGATTTCCCGTCCATTCCGCATGCGGCAACGCGTCCGGAAACGCGACGAGCACGCGCTTGGCGAGCTTCGCGAGCACCTTGTTCGCGAGACCGGCGATCGAATTCTGTTCGTGCAGCACGAGCGGCGTGCCGCTCAATGCTGTCATCACGCCCGCAGGGAACGTGATGTAGCCGCCCATGCCGAGCACGACATCAGGCTTCACGCGACGCAGCACCGAGAGACTCTGCATGCACGCGCGCAGCAGATTCACGGGCAGCATCAGCTTGGTCTTCATGCCCTTGCCGCGCAGGCCGCCGAACTGCACGTACTCCATCGGAATGCCGTGTTTCGGGACGAGCGTCGCTTCCATGCCGGCGGGATTGCCGAGCCACACGACGCGCCAGCCCCACGCCTGCATCAGGTGCGCGACGGCGAGGCCCGGGAACACGTGTCCCCCGGTGCCTCCCGCCATCACCATCAGCGTGCGTTGTTGCATCGTCATACCTTGCCCCCGCGCATGAGGACCCGGTTCTCGTAGTCGACCCGCATCAGCACCGCAACCGCGACGCAGTTCAGCAAAATGCCCGATCCGCCGTAGCTGACGAGCGGCAGCGTGAGACCCTTGGTCGGCAGCAGGCCGAGGTTCACGCCCATGTTGATGAAGGTCTGCGCGCCGAACCAGATGCCGACGCCCTTCGCGACCAGACCCGCGAACGTGCGGTCGAGCGCGAGCGCCTGACGGCCGATCTCGAACGAACGGCGCACGATCCAGTAGAACATCAGGATCACGACGAGCACGCCGACAAAACCAAGTTCTTCGCCGATCACAGCGAGAATGAAGTCGGTGTGCGCTTCGGGCAGATAGTTGAGCTTCTCGACACTGCCGCCGAGTCCCACGCCAAACCATTCGCCGCGACCGAACGCGATCAGCGAGTGCGTCAACTGATACGCCTTGCCCTGCGCATAACGGTCGTCCCACGGATCGAGGTACGCGAAGATCCGCTCGCGGCGCCACGGCGACGCCCACACGAGCAACGTGAATGTACCGACAGCCGTCGCAACCAGTCCGCCGAAAATCTTGCCGTTCACGCCGCCGAGGAACAGCAGACCCATCGCGATCGCCGCGATCACCATGAACGCGCCCATGTCCGGCTCGAG contains these protein-coding regions:
- the ftsW gene encoding putative lipid II flippase FtsW; translation: MSWTERFGSQLGKQRGSAGGAATAERTSRTGGLSSAVNGVRPLRSRMLDYDHSLLWVVVALLGLGIVMVYSASITMPDSPKYASYRDYAFLLRQILFVVMGSVTGVIAFRIPISTWDKYAPKLFLIALVTLVIVLIPHVGKGVNGARRWIPLGITNMQPSEIMKLAVTIYAANYTVRKQEYMHSFAKGFLPMGFAVGVVGMLLLLEPDMGAFMVIAAIAMGLLFLGGVNGKIFGGLVATAVGTFTLLVWASPWRRERIFAYLDPWDDRYAQGKAYQLTHSLIAFGRGEWFGVGLGGSVEKLNYLPEAHTDFILAVIGEELGFVGVLVVILMFYWIVRRSFEIGRQALALDRTFAGLVAKGVGIWFGAQTFINMGVNLGLLPTKGLTLPLVSYGGSGILLNCVAVAVLMRVDYENRVLMRGGKV
- the murG gene encoding undecaprenyldiphospho-muramoylpentapeptide beta-N-acetylglucosaminyltransferase; amino-acid sequence: MTMQQRTLMVMAGGTGGHVFPGLAVAHLMQAWGWRVVWLGNPAGMEATLVPKHGIPMEYVQFGGLRGKGMKTKLMLPVNLLRACMQSLSVLRRVKPDVVLGMGGYITFPAGVMTALSGTPLVLHEQNSIAGLANKVLAKLAKRVLVAFPDALPHAEWTGNPIREELARTPAPKARYAARSGPLNVLVVGGSLGAAALNEVVPRALAQLAPQERPRIVHQAGAKHIDALRANYEAAGIATGDDVQLVPFIDDMTSAYANADLVICRSGAMTVAEIAAVGVAAFFVPFPYAVDDHQTTNAAFLADHGAALLVQQRDLSVDNLADWLRSQTRASLADMAERSRSLAKPDATEQVAQICATVAGVTPSLSPEGKQQ